In Halorhabdus tiamatea SARL4B, a genomic segment contains:
- a CDS encoding ArnT family glycosyltransferase: protein MDRRRFRIATLALALLGALAVWLVSTDLFPSHSLNHDEGVYLQQAAMLLEGKLHLTPPVEGVFRPWFFVEGGGRLYPKYNPVPAGLFALGELLGGYRLALPAIAAGILAGVAGVVREVFDRRTGLLAAAFVLTSPLFLLDTATFLPYAPTTLLNLAFAFAYLRADRTDGRRWAAAAGVAIGLAFFARPYTAVLFAVPFVVHACWTLTRDWRTALPRQAATAALGLVGVALTLGYNAAVTGSALTFPYEAFAPLDGLGFGHRELLNHAIEYTPGLAFEANWNVLATFVDRWIAGGMVGAALAIVGFVVAVRRTWSPRVAVLAGLGVSVPAGNLYFWGNYNLLGDLPTPGDGLIASLGPYYHFDLLLPVAAFGAVATLAAVDTLRNALDARLDRRAALAVFAAVALVSTLVLGGITASQAAAPVERNADVTDTYERAYAPFEPAPPANAVVLTPTPYGPWLNHPFQALRSDPGYDSRTVYAMDDRPFAVAEAFPDRDLYRFGFRGVWDPLGDSPEAARLQRVQERSGESVTLNARVGLPERVTSATVTVETADGTAHYVASDTGDDLAFEVAIEPETVRVIGPLEAVGEELPAVGDSDDVEVTVFADDGVGGFEYRLSVPVETEGGQVRALTPSVEYCLDARACGGAAMYVPEESPDGVFVRTELRATNETQEET, encoded by the coding sequence ATGGACCGACGCCGTTTCCGCATCGCCACGCTCGCACTCGCCCTTCTCGGCGCACTCGCTGTCTGGCTCGTCTCGACGGACCTGTTTCCGTCCCACTCGCTAAATCACGACGAGGGCGTCTACCTCCAGCAGGCTGCGATGTTGCTGGAGGGCAAACTCCACCTCACGCCGCCCGTCGAGGGCGTCTTCCGGCCGTGGTTCTTCGTCGAGGGGGGCGGGAGGCTCTACCCGAAGTACAACCCTGTCCCCGCCGGGCTGTTCGCCCTCGGGGAACTGTTGGGAGGCTATCGGCTGGCACTGCCCGCCATCGCGGCTGGGATTTTGGCGGGCGTCGCCGGCGTCGTGCGCGAGGTCTTCGACCGCCGAACCGGACTCCTTGCAGCTGCTTTCGTGCTGACCTCCCCCCTCTTCCTCCTCGATACCGCGACCTTCCTGCCGTACGCGCCGACGACGCTGCTGAATCTGGCCTTCGCCTTTGCCTACCTGCGGGCCGACCGGACCGACGGCCGGCGGTGGGCAGCGGCGGCGGGCGTCGCGATCGGTCTGGCCTTCTTCGCCCGGCCGTACACCGCTGTCCTGTTCGCGGTGCCGTTCGTCGTCCACGCGTGCTGGACACTCACCCGGGACTGGCGGACCGCATTGCCCCGGCAGGCGGCGACTGCCGCGCTCGGCCTGGTAGGCGTCGCGCTCACCCTCGGGTACAACGCGGCGGTGACCGGTTCGGCCCTGACCTTCCCCTACGAGGCGTTCGCGCCGCTGGACGGCCTCGGGTTCGGGCACCGCGAACTCCTGAATCACGCTATCGAGTACACGCCGGGGCTCGCGTTCGAGGCCAACTGGAACGTCCTCGCGACGTTCGTCGACCGCTGGATCGCCGGCGGGATGGTCGGCGCGGCGCTCGCTATCGTAGGATTCGTCGTCGCCGTCCGCCGGACGTGGTCGCCCCGCGTCGCCGTCCTCGCCGGCCTCGGGGTCTCGGTCCCCGCCGGGAACCTCTACTTCTGGGGGAACTACAACCTGCTCGGCGACCTCCCAACCCCCGGCGACGGCCTGATCGCCTCGCTGGGCCCGTACTACCACTTCGATCTCCTCCTCCCGGTCGCCGCCTTCGGGGCCGTCGCCACCCTGGCGGCCGTCGATACCCTCCGAAACGCCCTCGACGCCCGTCTCGACCGCCGGGCCGCCCTCGCGGTCTTCGCGGCCGTCGCCCTCGTGAGTACGCTCGTCCTCGGCGGGATCACGGCCAGCCAGGCCGCCGCACCCGTCGAGCGAAACGCCGACGTGACGGACACGTACGAGCGGGCCTACGCGCCGTTCGAGCCCGCGCCGCCAGCCAACGCCGTCGTCCTCACACCGACGCCGTACGGCCCCTGGCTCAACCATCCCTTCCAGGCGCTCCGGAGCGATCCGGGCTACGACAGTCGGACGGTCTACGCGATGGACGATCGCCCGTTCGCGGTCGCCGAGGCGTTCCCCGACCGGGATCTCTACCGGTTCGGCTTTCGCGGGGTCTGGGACCCGCTCGGTGACTCGCCCGAGGCCGCCCGGCTCCAGCGCGTCCAGGAGCGCTCGGGCGAGTCGGTCACCCTGAACGCACGCGTCGGCCTCCCCGAGCGGGTCACGAGCGCGACCGTCACCGTCGAGACGGCCGACGGGACGGCCCACTACGTCGCGAGCGACACCGGCGACGACCTGGCGTTCGAGGTGGCCATCGAACCCGAGACGGTCCGGGTGATCGGCCCGCTCGAAGCCGTCGGCGAAGAGCTGCCGGCAGTCGGCGACAGTGACGACGTCGAGGTGACGGTCTTCGCCGACGACGGCGTCGGCGGATTCGAGTACCGGCTGTCGGTGCCAGTCGAAACGGAGGGCGGGCAGGTGCGCGCGCTGACGCCCAGCGTCGAGTACTGCCTCGACGCCCGTGCCTGCGGCGGCGCGGCGATGTACGTACCCGAAGAGTCACCGGACGGCGTCTTCGTCCGGACCGAGCTGCGAGCGACGAACGAGACACAGGAAGAGACATGA